ACCTTTGACTTCGGTGTTGCTTGCTGCGGCGTAATGCCTAGGATAAATATACTAATTAACAACGATTCCGCGTCTGCAGAAGGAAGTTGGTCCGCGTCGTCATCCTCTTGGTCGTGGACAAGTGAATTGGAGGCCAACTACTTGGATTTGGTGCGGCGTAGCGGTGGAAACGACTTGCGTCGCGAAGATCGTTCTGctatttttgcaagagtgttAGCGAACTGGGACACGAGTGAGTCGTCAAGCACCATGGAGTCACAACGTGAAGAGATTGGAGAAAGTAAAGTGAATCTCGCTCTGGGACAAGGCGTGTCAGAGCGTATCGCAAGTGCCTCGGGGACTAGCACTTCAGGCCCAACACTTAGCCCAGCGCCTGTAAGACGTTGGTTAGATGGCGGGGTACAGAGGTCGGAGGTGGAAGAACCACATGGAGCTGACTCCGCCGCAGTGAATGGCTACGTGGAGGAGTTTAAGTTGCCTACCACGATCGTCGCCCGTGCGATTCGGCGTGATGAGTTTGGTTCTATGTTGCCTAATGGGTACGCGTTAGTAAGTCCCTCCATACTACGACTTGGGGTGGAGTTGCCGTTAGACCCCTGCATGCAGTGTCTTATGGCGGAGTTTGGCTTGGCTTTTGGCCAAGTTAGCTATAACATGTGGCGAGTCCTTCTCGGTCTCTGCTCACTATTCCACCTCTCGGGGTCTTCGGCTCCTACTGCGGCGGAAGTACTCCATTTCTTCAAGGTGGATTATAACCAGCGTAATGGTAATGGAGGGACCGCGCGATTTGTGAGGCGGGATGAGCGCAGTGAGTACCAGGTCTTAGAGAACTGGCCCACCTCGGAGGCGAACTGGAGGAAAAACAGCTTCGTGGTAGAGAAGGGGTGGGAGTATGGGCGCATTAACGGGGTAGAATATCTCCCAGGGAAGCGTATTCCCTTGCGATTTCAAGCAATTAATTGTAGGTGTCGATGCTTTACTAAATTTTGTTGCTATGGAATAACTGTTTGCTGAcgctaccttttttttttgttgcgtAGCTGGGAGGAGATTGGTGTTGTTGGAGCGAGAGGTTGATCGAGTAAATCGTGTGACATACCTTTGGAGGTGCCAAGGTGAGGACTTAGTCCACGATTTGAAGGTATTGACGAACCTGTACCTCCTGTTCAAGCAAGGATTACTCCGTCGCCATCGTAAGTAGAAGTGCTACGCTCTTCAATATTCTATTCTTTGTTTATGGCGTACTAATCTGATGTTATATGTGCAGCTACGACGCTCTAGGTGAACAGgaattttgaaaaattggaGCGCATCTGTTACGCCAGATTTCTGCAGCAGGAAGATCCCGACTTAACGCCGGATACTGAAGGACTAGCGGTAACGATGTTGCGACGCGTTATGTCCAAGAAGGTGGCGGCATCTACGAAGAAGCTGAATGCCTCGGCGAAGCGGGTTAAGGATTCCCCTGCGGTCGTGGATCTACCGATTCCCTCGTACGCGAGCCTGCCAAACGAGCAGGGATTGCCGCGCCGCAGCAATGCGGAAGGAGTGGGTCGTATTGATGCCGATCCGCATCTGGCTGATCCGGCGGTGTTCCAAGAGAccggaaggaagaagaaggtgcAGAAGGCGGGCGTGTCTTCGAGGAAAACAAAGTCCTCTGCTGCTCCTGAAGATGTGGAGGATGTGACGTTGGAAGCTCCGCCTCCTAAAAGACAGAGGACTACGCAACTGGCGCCCCTCACCTTCACAGAATCTCGGGTATTCGAGGATCTGTCCATGTTGGACCGTAGTCATTTGAGCCAACTAGCTCGGAACTGGAGAAGCTGGTTTTACTTAGCCAGCGCGCCGGGCTCGGGAGTTTGAGGCGGCCTCAAGGGTTTGGTCTGGACCTGCGGAGTCCACTCGGTCTAGCTACCACGAGGGCGGCAAAGATGATGTTCAACCTGCTTGACGCGGATCAGGATGCTCTGGAGGCGCATCGCCATCTCGCCGAAGTGGTTGAACGGGACAGCACTTACGCGACAAGGGTGTTACTGTTGGAGAACGACTTGGCCAATGCTAAGGCCAAGTTGGAAAACGCGGCGAACCTCCAGGAGGACCTTcggcaggaggttgcccgtcGGGAGATGGCTGAGTCGCTTGCCCAAGAGATGGCTGCGGAGAGAGATGCGGCGCAGTCTGCTCTTGCGGATGCTGAGGAGCTCGTCAGGTGGAATAGCGAGGAGGCGGAGACTGAAAAAATCCGCGTAGCGGAGGAGGCTGCGTCCAGCGCCGTGGCTGCCTTTAAATCATCCGCGGAAATGACGAATAACTTGGAAGGGTACTATGTCACGGCCGTGGGTGACATGATAGCGCAGTTCCAGGAGCTGGAGATGCTGGATCCTGCGGACTATGAGGTCCGGCTGGCGGAGAAGGGCTTGGAAGCGCCGCCAATGCCACATAAGGTGATTCTGCCCTTTTCGCAGCCTGCTTCTGCTGCGGAGGCTGAAGATGGTAAGAAAATTTctgactcttcttcttctggtttATCTTGTGATAATGATAGGTATGATTCTAATCCGGAGACCCCTTCTCCTACTCCTCCTTCTCAGAGCATCAGGATGCACAACCGCCGCAAGGCGAATCGGGGGAAGCGGCGGGGTTAGAAGCTGCGAGTACCAGCGATGCGGTCTGATCCGGCGTTGGCATATCAAGCTGCGAGGGAGGAGTAGGATAGGGTGATAAGATCTTTGTAATGCGTCTCTCGTCGCCGTAGTGCTTTATTTTCCCttctgtaaatttttttttttgcattttcttctGTAACGGCCTTTGTGCCGAACTCACTATCTTTGATGAATAGAAGTTCTTTTGATCCGAGTGATTGTTTATATTATTGCCGTAGCAATATTATGTGATTGTTATCTTATACTTTTTGCTGTATGCTTAATGCTATCTTTGTTTTGCGCACAATGAAATAGTATGTTAAAGGAATTTAATTGCCATAGTACGCTAGCGTAGTAAGgatcaatggtttgaaaaattcctcatttcattgatagccTGGCCGTAGccgttttgtacaataatagCTTTGGTAGTGTGCCGAAAGTATTCAAACAGTCCGAGTCCTTGTCTTGCGCTACGCGCGGACCCCTACTTGTAATAGTACTTAAGCTGTTCCATGTTCCAAGTATGGGCTAATCTCTCTCCGTACTTGTCCTCTAGGCAGTATGTGTTTGGTGCCACGATTTCGACGACTTTGTACGGTTCGTCCCATCTCGGGCATAGTCCAGTGACCTTTGTTTGGATCTTCTTTAGGACCCAGTCGCTTAGTTGTAGTATCCTGCTCTTGACTCTGGAGTTATAGAAGCGCACCACGCGCTGTTTGTTCTGGACGTTATGGCGATGCGCTGTGATGCGTTTCTCTTCCAAGAGATCTTTATCAAGTTGCATATTTTCCGAATTGGTATCGGGGTTAAACAGCGAAACCCGTTGTGTTGGCTGAATTACTTCGATGGGTAGGACTGCTTCCGTGCCGTACATTAAGCAAAAAGGAGTTTCGCCCGTGGCTTCTGTTGGTGTGGTACGGATTGCCTATAGCACTTCGTCGAGTTTTTCGGGCCAAAGTCCTTTGGCTTCATCCAACTTTTTTCTAAGAAGGCCTTTGATCAGCTTGTTAGCGGCTTCTACTTGCCTGTTGGTTTTTGGATGTGCTACAGATGCGAATTTGAGCTTAGTCCCTCTTGCCTTGCACCATGTGATGAGGTGATCGTTATTGAATTGCGTGCCGTTATCTCTGATGATAGACTCAGGCATACCGTGGCGGTAGAAGATGTTGCGTTGCAGGAAGTTTTGAACCTTCTCGGTTGTAATGGCCGTCAGGGGCGCAGCCTCAatccatttggaatg
This genomic interval from Argentina anserina chromosome 1, drPotAnse1.1, whole genome shotgun sequence contains the following:
- the LOC126802065 gene encoding uncharacterized protein LOC126802065; this encodes MCIDYHSKWIEAAPLTAITTEKVQNFLQRNIFYRHGMPESIIRDNGTQFNNDHLITWCKARGTKLKFASVAHPKTNRQVEAANKLIKGLLRKKLDEAKGLWPEKLDEVL